From a region of the Panicum virgatum strain AP13 chromosome 2K, P.virgatum_v5, whole genome shotgun sequence genome:
- the LOC120694846 gene encoding CBL-interacting protein kinase 2-like, with protein sequence MAEHKGNVLMQKYEMGKMLGQGTFAKVYHARNMNTLESVAIKVIDKEKVMKVGLIDQIKREISVMKLVRHPNIVQLYEVMATKTKIYFVLEHVRGGELFNKVQRGRLKEDAARKYFQQLICAVDFCHSRGVYHRDLKPENLLLDENSNLKVSDFGLSALAECKRQDGLLHTTCGTPAYVAPEVINRKGYDGAKADIWSCGVILFVLLAGYLPFHDKNLMDMYKKIGKADFKCPSWFSTDVRRLLLRILDPNPSTRISMEKIMENPWFRKGLDAKLLRYNLKTKDAPPVVMNADFDSMGTILATEGKEQEARKPANVNAFDIISLSTGLDLSGMFEESDKKRESKFTSTKTSSTIISKIEDMAKNLRLKLTKKDGGLLKMEGAKPGRKGVMGIDAEIFEVSPNFHLVEIKKTNGDTLEYQKVFNQEMRPALADIVWAWQGEQPKQQQQTSC encoded by the coding sequence ATGGCGGAGCATAAAGGAAATGTTTTGATGCAGAAATATGAGATGGGAAAGATGCTTGGACAAGGGACCTTTGCAAAGGTCTACCATGCCCGTAACATGAACACTTTAGAAAGTGTGGCGATAAAGGTGATTGACAAGGAGAAGGTTATGAAGGTTGGCCTCATCGATCAGATCAAGCGGGAAATCTCTGTCATGAAGCTAGTGAGGCATCCCAACATTGTCCAACTATATGAGGTTATGGCTACTAAAACCAAGATATACTTTGTGTTGGAGCATGTGAGAGGTGGAGAATTGTTCAATAAAGTTCAGCGGGGACGTCTCAAGGAGGATGCTGCTCGCAAGTACTTTCAGCAGCTGATTTGTGCGGTGGACTTTTGCCATAGCAGGGGTGTCTATCATCGAGATTTGAAGCCAGAGAACCTTCTGCTTGATGAGAATAGCAATCTAAAGGTGTCGGATTTCGGTCTGAGTGCACTTGCTGAATGCAAAAGACAAGATGGCCTGCTCCACACGACTTGTGGCACACCTGCTTATGTCGCACCTGAAGTGATCAATAGAAAAGGTTATGATGGTGCCAAAGCTGATATCTGGTCTTGCGGGGTCATCCTTTTTGTGCTACTGGCTGGGTATCTCCCGTTCCATGATAAAAACTTGATGGATATGTATAAGAAGATTGGGAAAGCAGATTTCAAGTGCCCAAGTTGGTTCTCTACTGATGTTCGAAGGCTTTTGCTAAGGATTCTTGATCCTAACCCGAGTACAAGGATCTCAATGGAAAAAATCATGGAGAATCCATGGTTCAGGAAGGGTCTAGATGCAAAGCTACTCAGGTATAACTTGAAAACAAAGGACGCCCCTCCTGTGGTCATGAATGCAGATTTTGATTCGATGGGTACCATCCTAGCTACAGAGGGCAAGGAACAAGAAGCAAGAAAGCCCGCCAACGTGAATGCATTTGATATAATATCTCTATCAACTGGTTTGGACCTGTCAGGTATGTTTGAAGAATCTGACAAGAAGAGAGAGTCCAAGTTCACGTCCACCAAGACAAGCTCAACGATTATATCAAAGATTGAGGATATGGCGAAGAACTTGCGACTGAAGCTCACAAAGAAGGATGGTGGTTTACTGAAGATGGAAGGTGCCAAGCCTGGAAGGAAAGGGGTGATGGGCATCGATGCTGAGATATTTGAGGTTAGCCCGAATTTCCATCTTGTGGAGATAAAGAAGACAAACGGTGATACTCTAGAGTACCAGAAGGTTTTCAACCAAGAGATGAGGCCAGCGCTAGCGGACATTGTATGGGCTTGGCAAGGTGAGCAGccgaagcagcagcaacagacGTCATGTTAA